The Methanothrix sp. genomic sequence CGTATAACATTATGACGAAGATTCTTGAAAGAATAAGAGAGAATATATGAATATAAAGCTACTTATCCAACACAGCAATAACTGCTAAAGTCTTCTGGATGTTGTTATACACTCTGTAAAGGATATCTCTTTTCTCAACCAGCCTGTAGGAGACTGAACTAAGATTTATATCTGAAAATTGTTTTAAACCATTGAGCAGATAATGTATTCTCGTATACGTAGGAGATACATTCTCACCAAGATCTTCCAGAATGATCCCATTAACAACTGCAAACAACTTAGTCATGAACCGAATCGATAACCTCCATTATTGCTGCTTCTCTTTTATGTAAAGGAAAATTCTCTTTTATTCTTTTTCTTGCTTGGTATTCTTTATTAGACTTGAGTGCTTTTCTTATACCCTTAGCCGTTGCCTTTTCATCGCCATATGGAACATAGAAACCTGTATCCCCCACAACCTCAGGAAGCGCCCCTCGATCTGTGACCACAGGAACACATCCGCATGCCATCGCCTCTGCAAGAGCCATACCAAACGACTCGACATAGGAGAGCTGACAGTACACCTTTGCTCTTTGATAGTATTCCACGAGCTCATCCCGTGAAACACGTCCTAAGATCTTCACGTTCTCAGGGCTTTTTGATCTCAGAATATTTAATACATCTCCACGAACTCCAATTATCAAAAATTTAACATTCGGAAGCAAATATGCAGCCTCAACAAAGGTATCCAATCCCTTCAGCTTGATGACATTTGTTGAACCTGAGGCGACTGTAAGTACCAGATCATCTTTTTCTCCCTTCGGATGGAACTTCTCTGTATCTACGCCGTTGTAGACGACCTCCAAACGTCTTGGTTTCGTCCTTTTGAGGACTTCCTCTCTGGTGAATTGCGAAACCGCCAGAACCGCATCAGCATTCTCCAATGCCAGATCTGTGTATTTCCGTTTAATCCATCCCTGCGTATACTGACCATATCCAATATCAGGAAGGAATGCAACATCGTAGCCACCCGCCACCACCACAGACCTTTTCCCAAATATCCTGGAAAGCATTACACTCAGAAAAGAATGGCCAGCGGCAAACCAGCTGAATACAATATCAGAGCGCGATATGGAAGACGCCATCTCAAAGATATCGCCCGGCTTACTGTACTGCACCCTCTCCACATCGAAATGCCTGGAGAGGATCTCATAATCCTGCTCGACAAATGATGAATAATCGTAATATACGAATGCTACTCTCATAGATGACGCCTTTTAGATCACGAATAGCTGTCAGATGCCTGCCTTCATCCCCACACCCTCTCGTACACCTCTTCCACCAGCTCCGTATTCTCCTCCCAGAACCTGTAGTCGCTCTCTTTCATTTTCTCAGGCTCCCTCTCCATGCTCTCCTCCACTGCTCTTCTCAGCTCTGTGCTCCTCACAACCCACAGGTTCTTCCTCCTCTCCTCCAGGGTGATTCCGGAGGCGACAACCTGCCTGCCCAGGTTCAGGTACTCGTTCAGCTTCCATATGCTCTTGTCTGTGGAGTACGGCGTAAGCGCGTTCTCCCTTCTCGGGATTAT encodes the following:
- a CDS encoding glycosyltransferase family 4 protein, with the translated sequence MRVAFVYYDYSSFVEQDYEILSRHFDVERVQYSKPGDIFEMASSISRSDIVFSWFAAGHSFLSVMLSRIFGKRSVVVAGGYDVAFLPDIGYGQYTQGWIKRKYTDLALENADAVLAVSQFTREEVLKRTKPRRLEVVYNGVDTEKFHPKGEKDDLVLTVASGSTNVIKLKGLDTFVEAAYLLPNVKFLIIGVRGDVLNILRSKSPENVKILGRVSRDELVEYYQRAKVYCQLSYVESFGMALAEAMACGCVPVVTDRGALPEVVGDTGFYVPYGDEKATAKGIRKALKSNKEYQARKRIKENFPLHKREAAIMEVIDSVHD